The genomic segment AACCGGGTTGGCGTACACGACGCCGTTGAGTGCGACCGGCTGGCCTTGTTCAAAGCGCACAGTGACTTCCTCGCGCTTGACTTCAACGTCGTCGCGCCAGAAAGCAACGCCCATAATTGGTTCTACGATCTTCATGCCGCAATTCAGGTGCTCGAGGTCTTTCGCTTCATGCGTTGCGCCCAGCATGTTGGAATCGGTCGAATAGGCTTTTTCAACCGACATCTTGTAGTCGAAACCGGAAGCGATCATGAATTCCGACATTTCCTTGCGGCCGCCCAGTTCCTGGATGAAGCGATCGTCAAGCCAGGGCTTGTAGATTCTCAGGTTAGGGTTGACCAGCAAGCCGTAGCGATAGAAACGCTCGATATCGTTGCCCTTGAAGGTGCTGCCGTCGCCCCAGATGTCGACATTGTCTTCGCGCATGGCGGCCACCAGCATGGTGCCAGTGACAGCGCGTCCGAGCGGTGTGGTGTTGAAGTAAGTTACGCCAGCCGTGGAGATGTGGAAGGCGCCGCTTTGCAGCGCGGCGATACCTTCGGCCACCAGCTGTTCGCGGCAATCGACCAGGCGCGCCAGTTCAGCGCCATAGGCCTTGGCTTTTTTCGGGATCTCGTTGTAGTCCGGCTCGTCAGGCTGGCCCAGGTTGGCGGTATAGGCGTAAGGAATGGCGCCTTTCTGGCGCATCCAGTGCAGCGCAGCGCTGGTATCGAGGCCGCCGGAAAAGGCGATGCCGACTTTTTGATTGACTGGAACGGATTGCAGGATGTTGGACATGATATTTCTATATAGGTTGAAATGGTTACTGAGGATCGTGGCAAACGGCTTCGATGTTGTGGCCGTCGGGGTCTTTCACGAACGCACTATAATAATTTTGGTGATAGTGCGGCCGTGGACCGGGTGCGCCATTGTCGGCGCCGCCCGCTTCGAGTCCTGCTTGATAAAAGGCGTCCACCTGAGCCCGGCTGGCCACCCTGAAAGCGAAATGAATCGTTTGTTGATGGGCCGGCTTTTCTGCCGTCGCCCGGGAGATCCAGAAATCGGGTTTGGGCGCTTCGCCGAAACCGGCGACGTCGGTGCCCGCCACTTCTGCCGGGAATTCCAGCAGCAGCTGGTAGCCGATAGCACCCAAGGCGGCGTTATAAAACGCCTTGCTCTTGTGATAGTCGCTAACGGTGACGCCGGTATGATCGATCATGGTTTGCTTACTCCGCAACTTTACCCAGCACGAGATATTCGAGCAGGGCCTTCTGCACATGCAGGCGATTTTCCGCTTCGTCCCAGACCACCGATTGCGGGCCGTCGATCACTTCGGCTGATACTTCCTCGCCGCGATGCGCCGGCAGGCAATGCATGAACAAGGCATCGGCGTTGGCGCGTTGCATCTTGGCCTGGTCGACGATCCAGCCGTCGAACGCTTTCAGGCGCGCGGCGTTTTCATCTTCGTAACCCATGCTGGTCCAGACATCGGTGGTGACCAGGTCAACGCCCTCGCAGGCATCGGACGGGTTGGCGAACAAGGTATAGCGCTGGTTGTCGGCCGCTACTTGTGTCGGATCGAGGTCGTAGCCCTTAGGGGTCGATACGTTGACGTGGAAACCAAACACCTGCGCCGCCTGCAGCCACGAATACAGCATATTGTTGGCGTCGCCGATCCACGCGACTTTCTTGCCGGCGATGGAGCCGCGGTGCTCGATGTAGGTGAAAACATCGGCCAATACCTGGCAGGGATGCTGCTCATTGGTCAGGCCGTTGATTACCGGCACCCGCGAATGGGAGGCGAAGCGCTCGATGATTTCCTGGCCGAATGTGCGGATCATGATGACGTCGCACATGCGCGACATGACCTGCGCCGCATCTTCCACCGGCTCGCCGCGGCCCAGCTGGCTGTCGCGCGTGTTCAGGTAGATGGCGGCGCCACCCAGCTGATGCATGCCGGCTTCGAAGGACAAGCGGGTGCGGGTCGAGTTTTTTTCGAACACCATCACCAGCGTGCGGTCCAGCAGCGTGTAGTGCGGTTCGTAATTCTTGAATTTGCGTTTGATGAGACGGCTACGTTCGATCACGTACTCGTATTCGTCCAGCGAAAAATCAGAAAACTGCAGGTAATGTTTGATTGCCATAAATGAAAACGGCGGCCGCTGTGGCGACTGCCGCCGAAAGTTGGAATTCCATTTTTAAATCAACCGCTGGTTTTGCAGACCGTCGTAGATGCTTGGCGTGGGCTTGGAAGACGCCTCACGATTGGCTTAGAAATGAAATAAGTGCTTCAATTATAAGGGATTTTGCTAGAAAAGATACCCGTCAAAAGATTGCTTATTTATCATTAATAAGATGGCACGCCATTTCCTGGTAACAACCGGTCGCCAGCGTGTATTTAATACAGTTTTTGCGACGATTCGTGCAGCAACTGCACATATAGCTGGTGCCGCATCGAGGCTATCTTGTTGTCCTTTACCGCTTCCAGCACCGCGCAGCTAGGCTCGATCAGGTGATGGCAGTTATAGAATTTACATTTTCCCAGATAGGGCGTGAATTCGACGAAGGCGCGTTCCAGCATGCCTTCGCTCAGCTGGTACAGGCCGAACTCCTGGAATCCCGGCGAATCGATGATGCTGGCCGGTTGAGCGTCCGGTGTGCCAGCATCTGCATCGAGTTCATACAGGCGGGTGAAGGTGGTGGTGTGCTTGCCGGTATCGAGGGCCGCCGAGATTTCGCGTACGGCAATATCGGCATCCGGCACGATCAGGTTGATGATCGACGATTTCCCCATGCCTGACTGGCCGATCAGGATGGTCGACTGTCCTTTCAGCAAAGGCCACAGGGTGGCGCAGGTTTCTTCGGGAAACGCGCGCGCCGATACCTCATGCACCGGATAGCCGAGGTTTGCGTACATCTGCAGGCGCTGCCGGGTTTTCTCCAGCGCTTCGACGATATCGGTCTTGTTGAGCACGATATGCGCCTTGACGCCGGCCGCTTCAGCCGCCACCAGGGCGCGTGAAATCAGGTCGTCCGCGAAGCCTGGTTCAGTCGCCACGACGATGAACAACTGCGTGACATTCGCCGCCAGCAGCTTGGATTTGTATTGATCGGAGCGGTACAGCAAGCTGTTGCGTTCGTCGATGGCTTCGATTACGCCCTGGTTGGGGGAGGTGGTTTTCAGCTGGACCCGGTCGCCAACGGCGACATCGCTTTTCTTGCCGCGGGTGACGCATTGCAACTTGAGAGACTGGCCGTCGATCTTGGCTTGCACCAGGTAATGGCGGCCATGCGCGGCGATCACCAGGCCGCTGCCGGCTTGATCCTTGTGTTCCTGCCTGGCGTGATTAACCATGGGCTGCTAGCAAACGGTTGATACGCACGGTGGCAGGCGGGTGGGAGTCGTAGAATGCCGAATGCAGCGGATCGGGGGTCAGGGTCGAGGCGTTGTCCTCGTAGAGCTTGACCAGCGCAGTCACCAGGTCGGCGCCGTTGGTATGTTTGACGGCAAACGCATCGGCTTCGAATTCATGTTTGCGCGAGCTGATCGATGACAGCGGCGACAACAGGAAAGTAAAGATCGGCAGCGCCAGCATGAACAGGATCAACGCCATGGCGTCGTTGTTGCTCAGGTCGGCCAGCAGCAGCGGATTGACGCCCAGCCCCGTGTAAAACCACAGTTGTTGCTTCAGATAACCCAGCAGCGCCAGGAACGCGAGTGAAATCGCAAACATCACGGCGATGCGCTTGACGATATGCTTGAGTTTGAAGTGGCCCAGTTCGTGCGCCAGCACTGCTTCGATTTCATGCGGCGACAGGCGTGCCAGCAAAGTGTCGAAAAAGACGATGCGCTTGCCGGCGCCGAAGCCTGAAAAGTAAGCATTGCCGTGGGCGCTGCGCTTGGAGCCATCCATCACGAACAGGCCCTTGGATGCAAAGCCGACGCGCTTCATCAAGCCTTCGATGCGCTCACGCAGGGTGTCGTCGGTAAGTGGCGTGAATTTGTTGAACAGCGGTGCAATCACGGTCGGGTAGAGCACTAGCATGAGCAACTGGAAGCCGCTGAACACCAGCCAGGCATAGAACCACCAGAGATCGCCGGATTTGGCCATCAGCAACAGCACCACCCAGACCAAGGGCAAGCCGATGGCTGCGCCGATCAAGGTATTTTTCAAGATGTCGGTGAAGAACAGCTTGACGGTCATCTTGTTAAAACCGAAACGCGCTTCCAGTACAAACTGCTTGTAGTAGTCCAAAGGCAGGTCGATCAGGCCGGCAATAGCGCCGAAGGCCACCAGCAAGCCCAATTGATAGACCATGCCAGGACCGGCCCAGTTGAACATGATATTGGAAAGCAACTGCAAGCCGCCTAGCAAGGTGAAGCCGATCAGGACAGCGGAACTGACCAGCATCGAAAACATGCTGAATTTGGTCTTGGCAACAGTGTAGTCGGCAGCGCGCTGATGCGCCGCCAAGGGGATCTTTTCCGCAAATTCGGCAGGCACAGCGCTGCGGTGGCTGATCACATGCCGAATCTGGCGGGAACCCAGCCAAAAGCGTACTACCAGGGTAATTGCCAGGAAAACTACAAACAAAACTGAAAATGCAAATGAAGACATGTAGTCCCTATGTGAGAAAATAGCATCCAATGGCGCCTCCAAGAACCTACTGCGCAACCCAATCTCTGGCCTGCGATGCTCGCTGTACTGAAGTACAGCTGCGCTTCTTAACCAGACCTTGGGTTTGCTCGCTACGGTTCTTAGAGGCGCTTTGCGGCAGATTTCAAATGGAACACCGCAAAAAAACTGCTTAAATAACCAAGAGAACAATTATGTCACAAGCCGCCGATATCTCCGCTACTCCTGCTGCCACGCCTGTTCCGGCGGCGCCGGTGCGGCCGAATGAATTCAACCTGATTTGGGTCGACATGGAAATGACCGGGCTCGACCCGGATAACGACCGCATCATCGAGGTGGCTGTCGTGGTTACCGATCCGCAACTGAATATCCTGGCTGAAGGGCCGGTGTTTGCGATCCACCAGGCCGACGAGATCATGGACGGCATGGACGCCTGGAACAAGGGGACGCATGGCCGTTCCGGCCTGATCGAGCGCGTAAAAACTTCGACCGTGACTGAAAACGACGCTGAACTGGCGTTGATCGAATTCCTGAAGAAATACGTGCCGAACGGCAAGTCGCCGATGTGCGGCAACACGATTTGCCAGGATCGCCGGTTCATGGCGCGCGGCATGCCGAAGCTGGAAGCGTTTTTCCACTATCGCAACCTGGACGTGTCGACCCTCAAAGAGTTGTGCCGCCGTTGGAAGCCGGAACTGGCGAGCGGTTTCAAGAAACACCAGAAACACACTGCGCTGGCCGATATCCTCGAATCGATTGAAGAACTGCGCTACTACCGCGAGCATTTCATCAAGGAATAAATAGCAGGAAATAAATCGCGGGGAATAAACAACAGGCCGGGTTGCATGATGCCAACCCGGCCTGTCATTGCTTCAAGTGCGTCTTGGATTAATCTTCCGTCGTATTCAGGCCGCAGCACTTCTTGAATTTCTTGCCGCTGCCACAGCTGCAATCGTCGTTGCGGCCGATTTTCGGCGTCTCGCGTTGCATGGTCTTGATCGCTGATTTGCGATGCGGCAGCCAGTAGCGGTAAATTTCCGGAATTGCCGCTTCCACTTCCACTGCCAGCTTGTGGCGTTGCACAGGATCCTCGCGCAGCGCCATTTCCTCTTCTTCCAGCTCTTCCGCACCCAGCAGATAGATAGGCCGGACTACCGTCGCCAGGTTGGAATGCCAGATCGGCTCCCAGGCTTTGGCGCGGATATTGATGCCTTCCCAGAAACCCCAGGCCCAGGCTTCGCCATCGAGCAAGGCCTTGCCTTCGTGCTCATGTTCACAGAACAGCGGTTCATATTCTTTCGGGGCAACTTCCAGCGTGACCGCGATTTCATTCATGTAGCGGGCGATCAGGCCGACGATTTTTTCAAATTCCTTGTCGGACTTGAATTTCGGCGCGTCCTTCAGCGACGGTCCCCATACATGCGGAAGCCATTCACCCAGCAGCACCTGTTCCGGCCCGATCACCAGCGCCGTCAGATAGCCATGCAGGGTATCCATGGTCATGCTGTCTTCAGCGCAACGATCGGACAATAAAAAATCGTCCAGTTCGTCAAATTCTTTGTCTGAGAGGGGTTCGTCGAGATTCATGGGGAGGACCGCTTAAAAAATGGGGATACGGATTTTACGATTGAAATGCGCTTCACCTGCAAAATATTCAACGCTGCATGGCTGCAGGCAATCATTTACCCTGTTAAAAGGATACAGGAACGGATGGTGATTGCAGCATATCTTCGCAGGCTGCTGTTACGGTAAAATATTTCTTCTATGCATGTAAATCAAGGATGGATTATCTCATATGAAAATCAGAGCTCTGTCGCCGCAAGATCTTTCGTCCTATCGCCGCCTAAGAATGGAATCCATCCTGGATTCGCCATCTTCCTTTGTTCCGACCTACGACGAAGAAGGCAGTTTGCCTGACGACCAGATGGTGACACGCTTGAATGCCGGTCCTTTTCAAGTAACGTATGGCGCGTTTCAAGAGGATGTCCTGGTTGGCACGGTCGGTTTGATACGCGATCCAAGGAGCAAGATCTGCCACCGTGCGACTATCGTGGGAGTCTATGTTACGCCGCAAGCGCGTACCGCCGGCGTTGCGCAGGGCTTGCTGGAGGCGGTCATTGCGCATGCCCGGAATATCCCGGAAGTGATCCAGCTGGACTTGCGAGTCAACACGATCAATGCTCGCGCCCGGTCCCTGTATGCCAAACTGGGATTTGAGTCTTGCGGAATCGACCGCCGCGCTTTGTGCATAGACGGACAGTTTCATGATGAGGAGCGGATGGCCTTGTATCTGGAGGAACGTTAGTCGCACTAAGTTGGCGCATCTGGATGCGTTATCGGGATTTTGATGAACGCAGCTGTTTTAAAACGTCTCATCATGCAGTGAACGGTATTTGTGTCGCAACTACGTAATCGTCCCGATAAGTCACTCGCTGGCGTTTACAATGGGCGGATGAATATTTCGCCCCCCGCATCATTCTCTACCTTGACCCCCGATACCGTGCTGGACGCGCTCGACAGCATCGGCTTGCATGGCGACGGCCGCCTGCTGGCTCTCAACAGCTATGAAAACCGGGTTTATCAGATCGGCATGGAAGAGGGGCCGCCGCTGGTCGCCAAGTTTTACCGGCCACAGCGCTGGAGCGATGCGGCAATCCTGGAAGAGCACGGCTTCGTGCAGGAACTGGTCGAACGCGAAATTCCCGTGGTTGCGGCATGGGCTACCCAAGACGGACAGACACTGCATCAATTCGACGGCTTTCGTTTTGCCGTGTTTCCGCGTCATGGCGGCCGTGCGCCAGAGCTGGAGGACGACGCCACCCTCGAATGGCTGGGCCGTTTCCTGGGTCGCATCCATGCGATAGGCGGCTTGCGCAAGTACGCGCATCGGCCGACGCTGGATATCGTCAGTTTCGGCGAAGAGCCCAGCGCTTTCCTGCTGGCCAACAACTTCATCCCGGAAGATTTGCTGGAGGCTTACCGGAGCACTGTAACCCAGGCGCTGGAAGGCGCGCGTCGCTGCTTTGAGCGCGCCGGCAGCGTTGGCACATTGCGTCTGCATGGTGATTGCCACGGCAGCAATGTCTTGTGGACCGACGCCGGGCCGCACTTCGTCGATTTCGACGATAGCCGTATGGGACCGGCGGTGCAGGATCTGTGGATGCTGTTGTCCGGTGAGCGCCGGGACATGGTGCGACAGATGGGTTCCTTGTTGGCCGGCTACGAGGATTTCTGCGATTTCGATACGCGCGAGCTATACCTGATCGAGGCGCTGCGCACTTTGCGTTTGATTCACTATGCAGCGTGGATCGCCCGGCGCTGGGACGATCCGGCGTTTGCCGTGGCTTTTCCCTGGTTCAATACGCAGCGCTACTGGCAGGACCGGGTGTTGGAATTACGCGAGCAGATTGCGTTGATGGATGAACCGCCGCTGTGGCAGTCATGATGAAGCGCCGGCGGGATTGTGCAATCTCGCCGGCGCTAGAAATTTAGTGCGCTACGGTCTTGGAGAAAACATTCAGCACCAGCACGCCGGACACGATCATGCCGATGCCGATCAAGGCCGCCGCATCCAGGCTTTGCTTCAAAAACAGCCAGCCTACCAGTGCAATCAGCGCAATCCCGATGCCGGACCACATCGCATACACAATCGCCACCGGCAAAGTGCGCAAGGTCAGTGACAGGAAGTAGAAGGCGGTCAGGTAGCCGGCCACCACCACCACCGATGGAATCAGCCGGGTAAATTCGGCGCTGGCTTTCAAGGCGCTGGTGGCGATGACTTCGGCGACAATGGCGATCAACAGATATACCCAATGCATGATTTCTCCCGGCTAAAAAATAAAATGCGCGCAAATAAAGCGCGTATAAACAAAACGTCTACGACAGATACGGCTGGATAAGCCGACTCTAATCGATTGCGGCGAACAACTCTGTAACGAAATCGACAAATACCCGTACCTTGGCCGACAACTGGTGACTCTGGTGATACACCACCGATACCGGCGGCCCCGGCGTAGCCCAGTCCGCCAGCACCGGTACTAGCTGGCTGGCGCGAATCTGCGGATTCAGCGACAAGGTCAACAGCTGGACGATGCCGGCGCCGCTATTGGCCGCATGGATCAAGGTCTCGGCGTGATTGATGGCGATATTTCCGGGCGGCGCCCAACTGAATTCCTGTTTGCCTTTACTGAAGGTCCAAGGCACGTTCTGGCCGCTGTTCGGATGGATGAACGCCAGGCAGCGGAAATCCTGCAGCTCTTGCGGGGTTTGCGGCATGCCGTGCTGCGCCAGGAATTCCGGAGACGCGCAGCACAGGTTGCGGGTCTGGTAGATACGGCGTGCAATCATGCTCGAATCCTTTAACTCGCCGATGCGGATCCACACATCGCCACGGCCCTCTACCATATCCACCATGCGGTCGCCGACGTTCAGTCTGATCGACAGTTCGGGATACAGTTCACTAAATCGCGCCAGCGCCGGCGCCAGGTAGATCCGGGCGATCGCGGTCGGCACGTCGACCCGCAAGATGCCTTGCGGCGTCATGCGCCGGCCTTGCAGCGCATCTTCCAGTTCTGTCATGTCGCCGATCAGGCGCTCGGCACGCTGGTAGCAACTATGGCCATCGTCGGTCAGGGAGATCTTGCGGGTGGTGCGGTTCAGCAGCCGCACGCCGAAATGCCGCTCCAGGCTGGCTATATGGTTGGTGATGGTAGCGTTCGACATTTCCAGCTGCTCAGCTGCACGGCTGAAGCTGTTCAGTTCCACCACCTGGCAAAATACCCGTAACGATTCCAGTCTATCCATGATGATTTTTTAATATTATTTAGGATATTTAAAAAATGATTTTAATTGTCGCCTATTTTTCTGTTTATCGAAAAGGATGATAATGCATAAAGCCAGTCCAGACTTGGCATTCATCATTGTCAGGAGACACAGATAGATGACCATTGCAATCAGCCACAATCCGATAGACATTCCAGCTCTGATCGACCGCAGCCGCATCAGCGCTTTCCAGGTGGTCATGCTAATCCTGTGCGGCATTTGCCTGATCATCGACGGTTTCGATGTCCA from the Collimonas arenae genome contains:
- the orn gene encoding oligoribonuclease, which gives rise to MSQAADISATPAATPVPAAPVRPNEFNLIWVDMEMTGLDPDNDRIIEVAVVVTDPQLNILAEGPVFAIHQADEIMDGMDAWNKGTHGRSGLIERVKTSTVTENDAELALIEFLKKYVPNGKSPMCGNTICQDRRFMARGMPKLEAFFHYRNLDVSTLKELCRRWKPELASGFKKHQKHTALADILESIEELRYYREHFIKE
- the argF gene encoding ornithine carbamoyltransferase, which produces MAIKHYLQFSDFSLDEYEYVIERSRLIKRKFKNYEPHYTLLDRTLVMVFEKNSTRTRLSFEAGMHQLGGAAIYLNTRDSQLGRGEPVEDAAQVMSRMCDVIMIRTFGQEIIERFASHSRVPVINGLTNEQHPCQVLADVFTYIEHRGSIAGKKVAWIGDANNMLYSWLQAAQVFGFHVNVSTPKGYDLDPTQVAADNQRYTLFANPSDACEGVDLVTTDVWTSMGYEDENAARLKAFDGWIVDQAKMQRANADALFMHCLPAHRGEEVSAEVIDGPQSVVWDEAENRLHVQKALLEYLVLGKVAE
- the argG gene encoding argininosuccinate synthase translates to MSNILQSVPVNQKVGIAFSGGLDTSAALHWMRQKGAIPYAYTANLGQPDEPDYNEIPKKAKAYGAELARLVDCREQLVAEGIAALQSGAFHISTAGVTYFNTTPLGRAVTGTMLVAAMREDNVDIWGDGSTFKGNDIERFYRYGLLVNPNLRIYKPWLDDRFIQELGGRKEMSEFMIASGFDYKMSVEKAYSTDSNMLGATHEAKDLEHLNCGMKIVEPIMGVAFWRDDVEVKREEVTVRFEQGQPVALNGVVYANPVDLLMEANRIGGRHGLGMSDQIENRIIEAKSRGIYEAPGLALLFIAYERLVTGIHNEDTIEQYRENGRKLGRLLYQGRWFDSQAIMLRESAQRWVARAITGEVTIELRRGNDYSILNTESANLTYQPERLTMEKGEGAFSPQDRIGQLTMRNLDISDTRQKLAIYQSTGLLASSNAVSLPLLDKDAD
- a CDS encoding UPF0149 family protein gives rise to the protein MNLDEPLSDKEFDELDDFLLSDRCAEDSMTMDTLHGYLTALVIGPEQVLLGEWLPHVWGPSLKDAPKFKSDKEFEKIVGLIARYMNEIAVTLEVAPKEYEPLFCEHEHEGKALLDGEAWAWGFWEGINIRAKAWEPIWHSNLATVVRPIYLLGAEELEEEEMALREDPVQRHKLAVEVEAAIPEIYRYWLPHRKSAIKTMQRETPKIGRNDDCSCGSGKKFKKCCGLNTTED
- the rsgA gene encoding ribosome small subunit-dependent GTPase A yields the protein MVNHARQEHKDQAGSGLVIAAHGRHYLVQAKIDGQSLKLQCVTRGKKSDVAVGDRVQLKTTSPNQGVIEAIDERNSLLYRSDQYKSKLLAANVTQLFIVVATEPGFADDLISRALVAAEAAGVKAHIVLNKTDIVEALEKTRQRLQMYANLGYPVHEVSARAFPEETCATLWPLLKGQSTILIGQSGMGKSSIINLIVPDADIAVREISAALDTGKHTTTFTRLYELDADAGTPDAQPASIIDSPGFQEFGLYQLSEGMLERAFVEFTPYLGKCKFYNCHHLIEPSCAVLEAVKDNKIASMRHQLYVQLLHESSQKLY
- a CDS encoding GNAT family N-acetyltransferase, which encodes MKIRALSPQDLSSYRRLRMESILDSPSSFVPTYDEEGSLPDDQMVTRLNAGPFQVTYGAFQEDVLVGTVGLIRDPRSKICHRATIVGVYVTPQARTAGVAQGLLEAVIAHARNIPEVIQLDLRVNTINARARSLYAKLGFESCGIDRRALCIDGQFHDEERMALYLEER
- a CDS encoding M48 family metallopeptidase, whose translation is MSSFAFSVLFVVFLAITLVVRFWLGSRQIRHVISHRSAVPAEFAEKIPLAAHQRAADYTVAKTKFSMFSMLVSSAVLIGFTLLGGLQLLSNIMFNWAGPGMVYQLGLLVAFGAIAGLIDLPLDYYKQFVLEARFGFNKMTVKLFFTDILKNTLIGAAIGLPLVWVVLLLMAKSGDLWWFYAWLVFSGFQLLMLVLYPTVIAPLFNKFTPLTDDTLRERIEGLMKRVGFASKGLFVMDGSKRSAHGNAYFSGFGAGKRIVFFDTLLARLSPHEIEAVLAHELGHFKLKHIVKRIAVMFAISLAFLALLGYLKQQLWFYTGLGVNPLLLADLSNNDAMALILFMLALPIFTFLLSPLSSISSRKHEFEADAFAVKHTNGADLVTALVKLYEDNASTLTPDPLHSAFYDSHPPATVRINRLLAAHG
- a CDS encoding serine/threonine protein kinase; its protein translation is MNISPPASFSTLTPDTVLDALDSIGLHGDGRLLALNSYENRVYQIGMEEGPPLVAKFYRPQRWSDAAILEEHGFVQELVEREIPVVAAWATQDGQTLHQFDGFRFAVFPRHGGRAPELEDDATLEWLGRFLGRIHAIGGLRKYAHRPTLDIVSFGEEPSAFLLANNFIPEDLLEAYRSTVTQALEGARRCFERAGSVGTLRLHGDCHGSNVLWTDAGPHFVDFDDSRMGPAVQDLWMLLSGERRDMVRQMGSLLAGYEDFCDFDTRELYLIEALRTLRLIHYAAWIARRWDDPAFAVAFPWFNTQRYWQDRVLELREQIALMDEPPLWQS
- a CDS encoding DMT family transporter, translated to MMHWVYLLIAIVAEVIATSALKASAEFTRLIPSVVVVAGYLTAFYFLSLTLRTLPVAIVYAMWSGIGIALIALVGWLFLKQSLDAAALIGIGMIVSGVLVLNVFSKTVAH
- a CDS encoding VOC family protein, which codes for MIDHTGVTVSDYHKSKAFYNAALGAIGYQLLLEFPAEVAGTDVAGFGEAPKPDFWISRATAEKPAHQQTIHFAFRVASRAQVDAFYQAGLEAGGADNGAPGPRPHYHQNYYSAFVKDPDGHNIEAVCHDPQ
- a CDS encoding LysR family transcriptional regulator; protein product: MDRLESLRVFCQVVELNSFSRAAEQLEMSNATITNHIASLERHFGVRLLNRTTRKISLTDDGHSCYQRAERLIGDMTELEDALQGRRMTPQGILRVDVPTAIARIYLAPALARFSELYPELSIRLNVGDRMVDMVEGRGDVWIRIGELKDSSMIARRIYQTRNLCCASPEFLAQHGMPQTPQELQDFRCLAFIHPNSGQNVPWTFSKGKQEFSWAPPGNIAINHAETLIHAANSGAGIVQLLTLSLNPQIRASQLVPVLADWATPGPPVSVVYHQSHQLSAKVRVFVDFVTELFAAID